The Roseicyclus marinus genome has a segment encoding these proteins:
- the trmFO gene encoding methylenetetrahydrofolate--tRNA-(uracil(54)-C(5))-methyltransferase (FADH(2)-oxidizing) TrmFO, which produces MSKTLHIIGGGMAGSEAAWQAANAGIPVVLHEMRPTVGTFAHRTGSLAEMVCSNSFRSDDHEQNAVGLLHWEMRNAGSIIMDTAYAHRLPAGGALAVDRDPFAEAVTAKLRAHPNITIVGEEITALPDGPTIIATGPLTSGALANAIAAETGQDALAFFDAIAPIVYADTIDMSIAWEQSRYDKGETLEEQRAYINCPMTRDDYEAFIDALLAADKTEFHEGETAGYFDGCLPIEVMAERGRETLRHGPMKPVGLTNPHNPTVKPWAVVQLRRDNALGTLYNIVGFQTKMKYGAQTSVFKMIPGLQDASFARLGGIHRNTFINSPTLLDDQMRLRSRPNIRFAGQITGVEGYVESAAMGLLAGRLAAAELKGETLPPVPQETAMGALVHHITGGAEAKTFQPMNVNFGLFPPVEGLKAGRRGRKDRYKAYTDRAKAAWTAWLGREAEAKPSSSAA; this is translated from the coding sequence ATGTCCAAAACGCTCCATATCATCGGCGGCGGCATGGCCGGGTCCGAAGCCGCCTGGCAGGCGGCCAATGCCGGCATCCCCGTCGTCTTGCACGAAATGCGCCCCACGGTCGGCACCTTTGCCCATCGCACCGGGTCGCTGGCGGAAATGGTCTGTTCCAATTCCTTCCGCTCGGATGACCACGAACAGAATGCCGTGGGCCTTCTGCATTGGGAAATGCGGAATGCAGGCTCGATCATCATGGACACGGCCTATGCCCATCGCCTGCCCGCAGGCGGCGCGCTGGCCGTCGACCGCGATCCTTTCGCCGAGGCCGTGACCGCGAAACTCCGCGCCCATCCCAACATCACGATCGTGGGCGAGGAAATCACCGCCCTGCCCGACGGCCCCACGATCATCGCCACGGGTCCCCTGACCTCCGGCGCGCTCGCCAATGCCATCGCCGCCGAAACGGGCCAGGATGCACTGGCCTTTTTCGACGCCATTGCCCCCATCGTCTATGCCGACACGATCGACATGAGCATCGCGTGGGAACAATCGCGCTACGACAAGGGCGAAACGCTCGAGGAACAGCGCGCCTATATCAACTGCCCGATGACCCGCGACGACTACGAGGCTTTCATCGACGCGCTTCTCGCCGCCGACAAGACCGAGTTCCACGAGGGCGAAACCGCCGGCTATTTCGACGGCTGCCTGCCGATCGAGGTCATGGCCGAACGCGGCCGCGAAACGCTGCGCCATGGGCCGATGAAACCCGTGGGCCTGACCAATCCGCACAACCCGACGGTCAAGCCCTGGGCCGTGGTGCAACTGCGCCGCGACAATGCGCTGGGCACGCTCTACAATATCGTGGGCTTCCAGACCAAGATGAAGTACGGCGCGCAAACCTCTGTTTTCAAGATGATTCCCGGACTTCAGGACGCCAGTTTCGCGCGGCTTGGCGGCATCCACCGCAACACCTTCATCAATTCGCCAACCCTGCTCGATGACCAGATGCGCCTGCGCTCGCGGCCCAATATCCGCTTCGCAGGCCAGATCACCGGGGTGGAGGGCTATGTCGAATCCGCCGCCATGGGCCTGCTTGCGGGCCGTCTGGCCGCCGCCGAGCTCAAGGGCGAAACGCTGCCCCCCGTGCCGCAGGAAACGGCCATGGGCGCGCTGGTCCATCACATCACCGGCGGGGCCGAGGCCAAGACCTTCCAGCCGATGAACGTGAATTTCGGCCTTTTCCCCCCGGTCGAGGGGCTGAAAGCCGGGCGGCGTGGCCGCAAGGACCGCTACAAGGCCTATACCGACCGCGCCAAGGCGGCATGGACCGCGTGGCTCGGGCGCGAGGCCGAGGCGAAACCCTCCTCCTCCGCTGCATGA
- a CDS encoding DoxX family protein, whose amino-acid sequence MQALTTFGPLVGRVLIGLLFLLAGLGKLGDVQGFSGYLASGGLPAVLAWPAVIFEIVVGVLLIVGYQTRIVALLIAAFSIVAGLLYHFAPADQMQMAMFLKNLAIAGGVLMFALHGPGRYALDKA is encoded by the coding sequence ATGCAAGCACTTACCACCTTCGGCCCGCTCGTGGGCCGCGTTCTGATCGGCCTTCTGTTCTTGCTGGCGGGCCTGGGCAAGCTCGGCGATGTGCAGGGCTTTTCGGGCTATCTCGCCTCGGGCGGTCTGCCTGCCGTGCTGGCTTGGCCCGCCGTCATCTTCGAAATCGTCGTGGGCGTTCTTCTGATCGTGGGCTACCAGACCCGGATCGTGGCGCTCCTGATCGCGGCCTTCTCCATCGTCGCGGGCCTGCTCTACCATTTCGCGCCTGCCGACCAGATGCAGATGGCCATGTTCCTCAAGAACCTCGCCATTGCGGGCGGCGTCTTGATGTTCGCCCTCCACGGCCCGGGCCGCTACGCGCTCGACAAGGCATAA